In Benincasa hispida cultivar B227 unplaced genomic scaffold, ASM972705v1 Contig384, whole genome shotgun sequence, the genomic stretch GATAGTCTAGTCATTAAAAAATACAAGTCATCTCGTCATTTTgttgaaaagttaaaaaaagaattaatatataaagaaccaaaataagcaatctttaaaagtttagagactaaaacaaatattttttaaaatttagagattgaaataaaataatattcaaagtctatggattaaagtaaactattttaaaaatttagggttgaaaatagaatatttttcaaaattcaaggagcaaataagatttaaaccgACCACCCAAATTTTTTGAATGGGTAAAACCATCCCTTGCTTACGTGGCACATTCCTAGCATCTCACATCCATACAAAGATACAGTTAGCAAAAAGCTTCACTCTGTACTCCAATGGCGGAATTACTCCCAATCTCAGTCTCAAACCTCACTAATCGCATCCCTTTCTCTTCCTTTCGTCCCACAATCTCCTTCCAATCGTTCAACACCACACCGAATTGTTCTATTAACGCCACAAACATAAGCAGAAGGCTAGGGCTGGGATTCATAGCTTTAATGGCGTCGTCAGTAACCGCGACACCCGTGGAATTGGCGAATGCTTTGGATCTGAAATTGATCGCGCCGGAGCAGAGCTTGGACGAGGCTGAGAGCGGAATCAGAAGCCATGCGGAAGCGCTTTTGCAGGTGAGAAGCTTAATCGAATCGGAGGCTTGGAAGGAAGCTCAGAAGCGGTTGAGAAGCAGTTCGCCGCTGCTGAAGCAAGATCTGTACACTATAATCGAATACAAACCGCCTGCGGAGAGGCCTGCGCTTAGGAAACTATATTCTGTTCTCTTCAACAATGTTACGCGAGTAAGTTCGATtgtttgaaagctcttcaatgGCTTCTTGTCTTGATTTGAAGTGAAATCGCGAAGAATTTTGTGTTCTTCGATTTCATATGGATCTTCTTctctgattgaagtgttttttgCAGATGGATTATGCGGCGAGAGATAAAGATGTAGAAGGAGTTTGGAAGTGCTACAATAACATTGCGATAGCCATCTCTGATATTTTGTCAAGAATTTAGAAAGATTAAGGAAGAtttttgattctcaactaaggcCAATGAAATCGCAAATCCATTATGGTGTTCTTCTAGTTCTTAGTCAAAGCAGAGTCGGttctaattttttgttttatttggttCAACCGCGAGATTGGGGATTGATTGTTGGAGGAAGATGATGTCAATTACAGTTTATCGATAGTTAAATTTGGCTTGTTATACTATAAATTAAGttcaatattttaaactttgttTGATAGGTATAAGTTTCAATTTGATTCGCAAGGGCCTCAGGCCTACTATATCACGTGTAACAAATCCTTATTAAGTAACGACTTTTTAAGGGAACTAGAGTCAACGGGCGCAGTTAGCCCTGTCGATAGATGTGGTGTCCTTGCCAGCATTTAGTATGGTTTGGGAGTAGTTGCCCAAGAGAAAGAGGACCCACGCCCCTATTATTGTTGATTCCATTCGTGCATGAAGTCTACTAAGGCGTTCCCATCTTTTTTCCGGAACTTATCTAATAGCTCTTTCAACTATTTgacattgttttcttttaatttacaGATTTATTGTACAGAAAATTGTAAGCTTAGTGCTTTCGTACGcaatccaaattttattttatgttttcagattcatTAAGTTCATTGAATATGTGTGGGGTACGCAATTTGGATTCTATTTTCGAAAACTGTTTTTGGATTTTATGATCCAAATagtacaaattttgaaaaattacggTCCCGTTTGGTTTTTGACATTTAAGGCTATTTCATCtatatttcttaccatgatttgcatatttttttaagtacaatggttgaattcttatccaaatttcaaaaacaaaaataactttttgaaagctattatttttagttctcaaatttttgcTCGGTTTttaaatagataacaaatgaagaaatttggaagtagaAAGCGtatccatagacttaattttcaaaaacaaaaaacaaaaaaaaacaaaataattatcaaacgggGTCTACATTTTTACGTCTTTAGTTTATccgattttgaatttgaaagtttaaaaagtagaattatattagaaaatataaatataaattacgttataaattatttgtgttaaattaaaatatttattattatattatatattttatgatattaaaaataaaaaatcatacaaattttttttgcaTAAAACAGTTCATAAGTTAATtagtaataatattttatattcaatCTAATATTTATTGTTAACTATAGTTAGtgttatagtttataaatatattatcaaatatcttttgaaaaattacttgaatttacatttaatttctgaatcttctaccaaacacatataaGTATGaaatataactattttttttttattaaatcaactgttttcaaaattttgttttcaaattatctaCCAAAAAGACCAAGTTCGAACACAAAATTCAAGTTGAGCAATACTTGGTTTGGGCCAATAGTTGGTCATAACATAACATAAGCATTTAGGGTGCATTCAGAGGAATCgatatagaacaaaaaatgtGTCGAGTAGGCTATCGTTTGGGGTGGGTCATGGGTGTTAAGATGATGAGtaacaattattttaactaTTCTTTTGCTACAGTAACACTATTTACAATTCAGTGGTAAAAATAATCAATTCTCCATCACtccaatattttcaataactCCGTTGGCGACCAACTTCGACATTCACCTTTGACGATGGATACCAACCACCACCTCTGGTGGGCAACTGGAGTAAAAACTGCCTATGACGTCCAATTTGGCAACGCTACCTCTAGCAGCCAACTCTGAAGATCACCTATGACCAACTCTCTAGCATGCCAGCAACCAATTCATAGAGTTTAATAGTCttcttttatagtaatttgacattttaatataaaaattttaagtgTATAGTAAGCCAAACAAACTTgtgtataaatataattttacaaacttgtgtataaagaaaatttagtacgaaatttaaaacaaattatatagatatcatCTTTTTGCATGTAGatactctcatttttctctcatcTGTCCAATTCTTACGctaattttatcataataaaatataaaccataacttcaagttaaaatataaaatcccACAAAACTCCAAAAATAAAGATCTTCActtaaaacttaccaaaactatAAATAGCTAGCCAAATACAAAAATAACATATTTGGTTATTAACGTCATTCAACTACTCACGTGAAAATGTATAACCcctaaggtccccttggtacttccattattctctttctttttgttataaTCT encodes the following:
- the LOC120069397 gene encoding psbQ-like protein 3, chloroplastic, producing the protein MAELLPISVSNLTNRIPFSSFRPTISFQSFNTTPNCSINATNISRRLGLGFIALMASSVTATPVELANALDLKLIAPEQSLDEAESGIRSHAEALLQVRSLIESEAWKEAQKRLRSSSPLLKQDLYTIIEYKPPAERPALRKLYSVLFNNVTRMDYAARDKDVEGVWKCYNNIAIAISDILSRI